One genomic region from Bacillota bacterium encodes:
- the aroQ gene encoding type II 3-dehydroquinate dehydratase, which produces MTRILVINGPNLNLLGAREPSIYGTDTLSDVEDAVRSEAGKIGVSVEFFQSNHEGAIIDTIHAARGRVDGIIINPGGLSHYSVALLDAMKSVGIPSVEVHVTNIHAREEFRAVSVTARASRGVICGFGIHGYVLGLHAINRVIGGGSRP; this is translated from the coding sequence TTGACCCGGATCCTGGTCATCAATGGGCCCAACCTCAACCTGCTGGGCGCGAGGGAACCCTCGATATACGGTACAGATACCCTGAGTGACGTCGAGGATGCCGTGCGCTCCGAAGCCGGCAAGATCGGCGTGTCCGTCGAATTCTTCCAGTCGAACCACGAAGGCGCAATCATAGACACCATTCACGCGGCGCGCGGGCGCGTGGACGGCATAATAATCAACCCCGGAGGCCTGTCACACTATAGTGTCGCGCTGCTCGACGCTATGAAGAGCGTCGGCATCCCCTCGGTAGAGGTGCACGTTACCAACATCCACGCGCGGGAAGAGTTCAGGGCGGTATCAGTGACGGCGCGCGCATCGCGGGGAGTCATCTGCGGTTTCGGGATTCATGGATACGTGCTTGGCTTGCACGCGATAAACAGGGTGATTGGAGGCGGCTCACGCCCCTGA
- a CDS encoding aminopeptidase P family protein, translating into MTGQSRLSAVREYLERNRLEAMLVTGRENCAYLSGFTGEGSLVVTATGLYILTDSRYFEQAGADAPAFELVKVNGLVPEALRDLLARVPVTRLGFGEEHVTYREYSEIADRAAARGCEMVPVRGVVESLREVKDAAEVDSIRKAASITAGALAKLVDSLKPGVSEIDLAAEVEYLMRKAGAERLAFEPVIVSGPRGSLPHGVPTARKIGRGEFVTFDIGAVWGSYCSDMTRTVAVGDPPEELMRVYEVVRKAQQAALSVIRPGLGLREADAAARSVIVDAGYGEYFGHGLGHGVGLAIHESPRLSPKAPENGMIREGMVFTVEPGVYIPGVGGVRIEDTVVARPHGVEVLTDFPKHLIRL; encoded by the coding sequence ATGACGGGTCAATCGAGGCTTTCGGCGGTGCGTGAATACCTTGAGCGCAACCGGCTCGAGGCCATGCTGGTCACCGGTCGAGAGAACTGCGCCTATCTCAGTGGGTTCACCGGCGAGGGAAGCCTGGTTGTGACGGCCACGGGTTTGTATATCCTCACCGATTCACGATATTTCGAGCAGGCGGGGGCGGATGCCCCCGCATTTGAACTTGTGAAGGTCAACGGCCTAGTGCCGGAGGCTCTGAGGGATCTCCTGGCGAGGGTCCCGGTCACGCGACTTGGCTTCGGGGAAGAGCACGTGACGTACAGGGAGTACTCCGAGATCGCCGATCGGGCGGCCGCCCGCGGGTGCGAGATGGTCCCCGTCCGGGGAGTGGTGGAGTCGCTCCGCGAGGTAAAGGACGCGGCCGAGGTGGACAGCATCAGGAAGGCCGCGTCGATCACCGCCGGAGCGCTGGCGAAGTTGGTGGACTCCCTGAAGCCGGGAGTGTCTGAAATCGACCTTGCCGCCGAGGTGGAATACCTCATGCGGAAGGCGGGGGCCGAGAGGCTCGCGTTTGAGCCGGTCATCGTGTCGGGGCCGCGCGGTTCGCTCCCCCACGGGGTCCCAACGGCCCGCAAGATCGGACGTGGGGAGTTCGTGACGTTCGACATCGGCGCGGTGTGGGGTTCCTACTGCTCCGACATGACCAGGACCGTCGCGGTTGGAGACCCGCCCGAGGAGCTCATGCGGGTCTACGAGGTTGTGCGGAAGGCCCAGCAGGCTGCGCTGTCCGTGATCCGGCCGGGGCTCGGGCTCAGGGAGGCGGACGCCGCCGCGAGGAGCGTCATTGTGGACGCAGGTTACGGTGAGTATTTCGGCCACGGACTCGGCCACGGCGTGGGGTTGGCCATCCACGAGTCGCCGCGACTCTCGCCTAAGGCCCCGGAAAACGGCATGATCCGCGAGGGCATGGTGTTCACCGTAGAGCCGGGGGTGTACATACCCGGCGTTGGTGGAGTCAGGATCGAGGACACGGTCGTCGCGCGACCGCACGGGGTTGAGGTACTGACGGATTTCCCAAAGCACCTGATCAGGCTGTAG
- the efp gene encoding elongation factor P yields the protein MISSNDFRTGVTIEVDGEVYSVVEFQHVKPGKGSAFVRTKLKNVKTGSVLERTFAAGEKLPRAHLERKEVQYLYNSDGEYVVMDSQTYEQFNLTGEQIGDGVKFLKENMTMWVLTHAGAIMGVEIPNFVELEVVETEPGFKGDTATGGTKPAKLETGAIVKVPLFVNIGDKIRVDTRTGTYLERA from the coding sequence GTGATTTCCAGTAACGATTTCAGGACAGGTGTAACGATCGAGGTGGACGGCGAGGTCTATTCCGTCGTAGAATTCCAGCACGTCAAGCCCGGCAAGGGCTCGGCGTTCGTCAGGACCAAGCTGAAGAACGTCAAGACCGGGTCAGTGCTCGAGCGGACGTTCGCCGCAGGTGAGAAGTTGCCGCGGGCTCACCTCGAGAGGAAGGAAGTCCAGTACCTCTACAACAGCGACGGCGAATACGTGGTCATGGACAGCCAGACCTACGAGCAGTTCAACCTGACCGGAGAGCAGATCGGTGACGGCGTCAAGTTCCTCAAGGAGAACATGACGATGTGGGTCCTGACCCACGCTGGCGCCATCATGGGCGTTGAGATCCCCAACTTCGTGGAGCTGGAAGTAGTCGAGACCGAGCCCGGGTTCAAGGGCGACACGGCGACGGGTGGTACCAAGCCCGCGAAGCTCGAGACCGGGGCGATTGTCAAGGTCCCGCTGTTCGTGAACATCGGCGACAAGATACGCGTGGATACGCGCACGGGGACGTACCTCGAGCGGGCGTGA
- a CDS encoding helix-turn-helix domain-containing protein has product MSRDQVVFRIGTAAILIGVTPSTLRNWEKAGLIRLSPRSGQYRLYTQSDIENLKKIHYLINVKGFNIAGLREYLASQGEKPVAKPSKPDSQDPSIVLGQKLRALRTKEGLTLEEVCRATGISTSYLSRIESGQVNVSITTLQKLATFYDKTLLHFFDQGGESTESKLVPAGQGKQLQTDEKGISVQLLTNISSFMIESLLYRIAPGAGRTENIAHEGEEFIYVLSGTLEVWLDETERYVVASGDSLQFKSSQQHRWRNCGPDEVVAIWVNTPPTF; this is encoded by the coding sequence ATGTCACGGGATCAAGTCGTTTTCCGTATTGGCACTGCAGCAATACTGATAGGCGTAACCCCGTCCACACTCCGAAACTGGGAGAAGGCCGGGCTCATCCGGTTGAGCCCCCGAAGCGGACAGTACAGGCTCTATACCCAGAGCGATATCGAAAATCTGAAGAAGATACATTACCTGATCAATGTCAAAGGCTTCAACATAGCCGGATTGCGAGAATACCTTGCGTCCCAGGGCGAAAAGCCCGTAGCAAAGCCCTCCAAGCCCGATAGCCAGGACCCCAGTATAGTCCTGGGTCAGAAACTAAGGGCGCTACGGACGAAGGAAGGGCTCACTCTAGAAGAGGTGTGCCGGGCGACTGGGATCTCCACCTCTTACCTGAGCAGAATTGAGTCGGGTCAGGTTAATGTCTCAATTACCACTCTGCAGAAACTGGCGACGTTTTATGATAAGACCCTCTTACATTTCTTCGACCAAGGTGGCGAGTCGACAGAAAGCAAACTCGTGCCTGCGGGTCAAGGCAAACAGCTACAGACCGACGAGAAAGGTATTAGTGTCCAGTTGTTGACCAATATCTCTAGTTTCATGATCGAGTCACTTCTCTATCGGATAGCGCCCGGGGCTGGTCGCACGGAGAACATCGCCCACGAAGGTGAAGAGTTCATATACGTGCTGAGTGGCACGTTGGAGGTCTGGCTCGACGAAACCGAGAGGTATGTCGTGGCCTCAGGCGATAGCCTCCAGTTCAAGAGTTCCCAGCAGCACCGGTGGCGCAACTGCGGTCCAGATGAGGTTGTCGCGATCTGGGTTAATACTCCCCCAACTTTTTAG
- a CDS encoding UbiX family flavin prenyltransferase, which produces MELVVGISGASGAIYGYGLVRVLDRMGVGVHVVCTPVGQRVLQHECGVGLDTIRRYATVHSNDDLFSPLASGSHHTDGMAVVPCSMHTLGVIASGLGEGLLARAADVTLKERRRLVVVPRETPVTIIHMENMLKLGQAGAVIVPASPGFYNHPQTMSDLVGAMIGRILDILGVDNQLFTRWGQQGY; this is translated from the coding sequence ATGGAACTGGTCGTAGGGATCAGCGGAGCAAGTGGGGCCATATACGGCTATGGGCTGGTCCGTGTTCTAGACCGCATGGGCGTCGGGGTCCACGTGGTCTGCACCCCAGTGGGCCAGAGAGTGTTGCAGCATGAGTGTGGCGTAGGCTTGGATACGATCCGTCGATATGCAACCGTCCATTCCAATGATGATCTGTTCAGTCCGCTGGCCAGCGGGTCCCATCACACAGACGGAATGGCGGTTGTACCGTGCTCAATGCATACTCTAGGCGTTATCGCTTCGGGGTTGGGCGAGGGCTTACTGGCGAGAGCAGCGGACGTGACGCTCAAGGAAAGGCGCAGGCTTGTGGTGGTTCCTCGTGAGACGCCTGTAACCATTATCCACATGGAGAACATGCTTAAACTCGGACAGGCGGGCGCAGTGATCGTTCCAGCGTCTCCTGGGTTCTATAACCACCCGCAGACTATGAGCGACCTTGTTGGAGCCATGATCGGGCGGATCCTGGACATCCTCGGCGTGGACAACCAGCTCTTTACACGGTGGGGACAACAGGGCTACTGA